The following proteins are co-located in the Apium graveolens cultivar Ventura chromosome 5, ASM990537v1, whole genome shotgun sequence genome:
- the LOC141724629 gene encoding aldehyde dehydrogenase family 2 member C4-like: MAVESNGKPQTSFKIPQIKFTKLFINGNFVDSVSGKTFETIDPRTEEVITRIAEGDKEDIDLAVKAAREAFDHGPWPRLPACERGRIMMKFADLIEENVEELAALDTIDAGKLFGFGKALEIPSAVNTLRYYAGAADKVHGNTLKMSREFQAYTLREPIGVAGIIIPWNFPSIMFFYKVSPALAAGCTMIVKPAEQTPLSALYFAHLAKLAGIPDGVLNVVTGFGPTAGAAICSHMDIDKVDFTGSTEVGRLVMQAAALSNLKSVSLELGGKSPLLIFDDADVDTAADLALFGGLYNKGEICVASSRIFVQEGIHDRVVKKLAEKAKNWVIGDPFDPSTRHGPQVDKNQYKKILTYIEHGKREGANLLTGGKTSGDKGYYIEPTIFTDVEDHMLIAKDEIFGPVLSVMKFKTTEEAIKRANATRYGLAAGIVTKDLNIANTVSRSIRAGVIWINCYVAFSPDCPYGGYKMSGFGRELGMEAMDKYLQVKAVVTPIINSPWL, translated from the exons ATGGCAGTTGAGAGCAATGGAAAACCACAAACCTCATTCAAAATTCCTCAAATTAAGTTCACAAAGCTCTTCATCAATGGAAATTTTGTCGACTCTGTTTcag GCAAGACATTCGAGACCATAGATCCAAGAACAGAAGAAGTAATAACTAGAATTGCTGAAGGTGACAAAGAAGATATTGATTTAGCTGTCAAGGCTGCTCGTGAGGCCTTTGATCATGGTCCCTGGCCCCGCTTACCAGCTTGT GAGAGGGGAAGGATAATGATGAAATTTGCGGACTTGATTGAAGAGAATGTAGAAGAATTAGCGGCATTGGATACAATTGATGCTGGCAAATTATTCGGTTTTGGCAAGGCATTGGAAATTCCTTCTGCTGTCAACACTTTGCGTTACTATGCTGGCGCAGCAGATAAAGTTCACGGGAACACTTTGAAAATGTCTAGGGAATTCCAAGCGTATACTTTGCGTGAACCAATTGGAGTTGCTGGAATTATTATTCCATGGAATTTCCCTAGCATCATGTTTTTCTACAAAGTTAGCCCAGCTTTAGCTGCTGGATGCACCATGATTGTTAAACCTGCTGAGCAGACGCCACTTTCTGCTCTTTACTTTGCACACTTAGCCAAGCTG GCTGGTATTCCTGATGGAGTACTCAATGTTGTAACTGGATTTGGCCCAACAGCTGGTGCGGCCATATGCTCTCATATGGACATCGACAAA GTTGATTTTACAGGTTCAACTGAAGTAGGCAGACTAGTAATGCAAGCTGCAGCTTTAAGCAATTTGAAATCTGTATCTTTAGAGTTAGGAGGAAAGTCCCCGCTCTTAATCTTTGATGATGCTGATGTGGATACTGCAGCAGATTTGGCTCTTTTTGGAGGTTTATATAACAAG GGAGAAATCTGTGTAGCTAGCTCTCGTATCTTTGTTCAGGAAGGTATTCATGATAGAGTTGTCAAGAAACTGGCAGAGAAAGCTAAAAACTGGGTCATTGGAGACCCTTTCGATCCTTCTACGCGTCATGGACCACAA GTCGATAAGAACCAGTATAAGAAAATCCTAACATACATTGAGCATGGCAAAAGAGAAGGGGCTAATCTACTAACCGGTGGCAAGACTTCTGGAGACAAGGGATACTATATTGAGCCAACAATTTTCACAGACGTTGAG GACCACATGCTGATCGCAAAGGATGAAATTTTTGGTCCTGTCTTATCAGTCATGAAGTTCAA GACAACCGAGGAGGCAATCAAGAGAGCTAATGCAACTCGATATGGACTAGCAGCAGGGATTGTGACCAAGGACTTGAATATCGCCAACACTGTCTCAAGATCAATCCGAGCTGGTGTGATATGGATAAACTGTTACGTAGCTTTTAGTCCTGATTGTCCATATGGAGGATATAAAATGAGTGGATTTGGGAGAGAGCTTGGGATGGAAGCCATGGACAAGTATCTTCAAGTTAAAGCTGTTGTAACTCCCATTATTAATTCTCCATGGCTGTGA